From Thamnophis elegans isolate rThaEle1 chromosome 12, rThaEle1.pri, whole genome shotgun sequence, one genomic window encodes:
- the GNG8 gene encoding guanine nucleotide-binding protein G(I)/G(S)/G(O) subunit gamma-8 — translation MSNNMAKIAEARKTVEQLKLEVNIDRMKVSKAAADLLAYCEAHAKEDPLVMPVSSAENPFREKRLFCIVL, via the exons ATGTCCAACAACATGGCCAAGATTGCGGAGGCGCGCAAGACGGTAGAACAGCTGAAACTCGAGGTCAACATTGACCGCATGAAG GTGTCCAAGGCGGCAGCCGATCTCCTGGCCTACTGCGAAGCTCACGCCAAGGAGGACCCTTTGGTCATGCCCGTCTCCTCGGCCGAGAACCCCTTCCGAGAGAAGCGGCTCTTCTGCATCGTGCTGTGA